The genomic interval AACGCCGCGGAGGGCGACTGGTTCGGTTCACTCACGGTCACCGTCTCGGTCAGGGACGTGGTGGTTCCGTCGGGGCCGGTGATCGTCAGCGTTACCGTGTAGGTCCCGCCCGAAGCGTAGGTGTACTGTGGCTGTTTACCGGTCACGTCGACCGTTCCGTCGCCGTCGAAGTCCCACTCGTAGCTGTATGTCGCCGTGTCGTCCTCGTAGACCATCACGTCGCGGTAGAGCGACTCGGCGTCCGCGTCGGCGTCGTCGTCGGTGACGAACGCGAGGTACTGCGCGTCGATCTGGTAGTCCTGTCCAGCGGGAATCCGGTACCGCTTCCAGTTCGGCGCGGCGCTGTCGTAGGGACTCGACGGGGAGATGCCCCAGTTTTGGGTCCCGTAGACCTCGTAGATCCGGTCGTTGGACTGGCCGTTATCGGCTTCGAAGCCAAGGCCGTGGATCTCCCCTTCCGCGCCCGAGCGGAAGCCAAACGCCACGACCGTGTCCCCGGTCATCCCGTCGCTGTACCCGGTCTTCTTCCAGGTGTTGTTGGCCAGGACCAGCGTGCGGCCGCCGTCCCGGACCGTCGCGTTCGGTTCGTTGTCCTGGTTGCCGCCGTAGCTGGAGAGCGATGCGTCGGTGAAGTTCACGTACGCCGCCGCCGGATCGCGGTCGACGAGGCCGAGACCGTTGACTGTCAGCCCCGCGTCGCCGCTGGTCGGTACCACGAGCACCGAGCCATCCGGTCGGACGGTGACGGTCTGCCGCCGCCAGTCGGTCGCGCCGTCGTCGTCCGTGACCGTCAGGCTCACGTCGTAGGTCCCGGCCCGGCTGTAGCTGTTCGTCACCTGCCGTCCGGTCGCGTCGACGCTTCCGTCGTCGCCGAAGTCCCACTCGTAGGTGGTGATCCGTCCGTCGCTGTCCGAGGACCGCCCGGCGGTAAACGTCACAGTGTCTCCCGTCACTGGGGAACCCGGCGTGTAGGTGAACGCCGCCGTCGGGGGCGAGTTCGGTACCGGTGTCGGGGTGGGTGTCGGCGTGGCCGTCGGTGTCGCTGTCGGCGTTGGCGTGGCTGTCGCGGTTGGCGTCGGTGTCGCTGTCCCCGTCGGTGTGGGTGTCTTGGTCGCGGTGGCGACCGGCGTGGCCGTCGGCGTCGGAATCGTCGAACGCTCGTCGAGCAGGACGGTGTTGGACGTCTGGTGGACGACGAGCAACCGGACAGTCGACCCAGACGGGGAGTCGTAGGGGTGGCGCCAGCGCTCCCCTGGATCGAAGACGGCGTCGCTACTGTCCAGCGGTGTGAACGACGACAGTCCGTAGCGGACGCGAGTCCCGTTGTCGAGGACAACATCCACGGCCCCGGCGTCGACAGCGTCCCCGCCACGGTGTGTGAGCGTCAGGGTGCTGCCGTCGAACTCCGCGCCGATATCCACGAGGACGCTGCCGCCGGAGTCTTGGTCGTCGAGGACGGCGATCCCGATCGCGCTGACAGCGACGATGACGACCACAGTCAGAAGTGCCACGCCGACGGCTTCCGACTGTGCTCGCCGCTCCATTTGGTGTAATTGAGTGGACCCTGGGTAAGACCGTTGCGGGTGATTACAGGAGCTGATAACTTTGGGTGTGGTTTGACCTTCCGGAAGATCTGCATTTGTTCTGGACCGGAGACTGTGAATTACTCCTGTCCTGGGTCTTCAGACGGTAAATCACGGCTCATGTAACATTGAGTTCGGTGACTTGTTCCCACTGTTTTCGGAGAAAAACCCCATAGACTGTTCGACCCTACATCTTGACTGGCCCGCCACTATCATCTGATTTTGGCTTGGATTTCACGAATTCAAGCGTGACCGATTCACCGTTTCCGCTGACGGTGAATTAAAACTAAAACATAACTCTCCGCTCAAACGTCGATTGTTTCGGAATCTGTGTTGCCCTGTTGATCTTTTACTTCTACAGTAATC from Haloarcula pelagica carries:
- a CDS encoding PKD domain-containing protein, which translates into the protein MERRAQSEAVGVALLTVVVIVAVSAIGIAVLDDQDSGGSVLVDIGAEFDGSTLTLTHRGGDAVDAGAVDVVLDNGTRVRYGLSSFTPLDSSDAVFDPGERWRHPYDSPSGSTVRLLVVHQTSNTVLLDERSTIPTPTATPVATATKTPTPTGTATPTPTATATPTPTATPTATPTPTPTPVPNSPPTAAFTYTPGSPVTGDTVTFTAGRSSDSDGRITTYEWDFGDDGSVDATGRQVTNSYSRAGTYDVSLTVTDDDGATDWRRQTVTVRPDGSVLVVPTSGDAGLTVNGLGLVDRDPAAAYVNFTDASLSSYGGNQDNEPNATVRDGGRTLVLANNTWKKTGYSDGMTGDTVVAFGFRSGAEGEIHGLGFEADNGQSNDRIYEVYGTQNWGISPSSPYDSAAPNWKRYRIPAGQDYQIDAQYLAFVTDDDADADAESLYRDVMVYEDDTATYSYEWDFDGDGTVDVTGKQPQYTYASGGTYTVTLTITGPDGTTTSLTETVTVSEPNQSPSAAFSYDPSSPVAGESVTFDATGSGDGDGTVDEYAWDWDDDGNYEATTSEPTTSHTYSTTGTRSVTLRVTDDDGATATTSQTVTVSAPNEPPSAAFTQSPSPAATEESITFDAGSSIDDDGRVDEYAWDFDGDGSYERTTNDATTTNTYPTEGTRSVSLRVTDDDGAVDTTSRSVVVNNPPTIDTFAVTDQSFSFFGFPITRYEIEWIVSDTNIRSTTVYVNRTGAIDNPQASYTGGSPQIYLEGGAFREYTFTIIAVDDVGNKRCRRITDTSDGTPDTPITSSTSCN